In the Cellulomonas sp. C5510 genome, GGGACTGCCGACCTCGCCTGCAACTGCCGACCTCGCCGGGGGAAGGGGGAGGGGGAGGGGCGGCGCCTGGCTCGTCAGGTCGGCGGCTCCCGGGGCGGGCAGGGGGCTCGGTACAGTCGTCGTCGCCTCCACGGAAGGAACCGCCGCATGTCCAGCACCACCGCCCGCACCACCCTCCGCGCCGTCGTCACCGGCGCGTCCAGCGGGATCGGTGCCGCGACCGTCCGCCGGCTGCGCGCCGAGGGCTGGGAGGTCGTCGCCGTGGCGCGCCGTGCCGACCGGCTCGCCGCCCTCGCGGAGGAGACGGGCGCGGAGGCGTTCCCCGCGGACCTCACCTCCGACGAGGACGTCGCCCGGCTCGTCGCGCACGTCGAGGCGACCGGCGGCCTCACGTCGCTGGTGAACAACGCCGGCGGCGCGCTCGGCCTGGACCGGGTGGCGGACGCCGACGTCGAGGGCTGGCGCCGGATGTACGACCTCAACGTGCTCGGCACGCTCCGGGTGACGAAGGCGCTGCTCCCGGCGCTGAAGGCCAGCGGACGCGGCGACGTGCTCGTCGTGACGTCGACCGCCGCGATCGCCCCGTACGAGGGCGGTGCGGGCTACACCGGCGTCAAGCACGCTGAGCGGATGCTCACGACGACGCTGCGCCTGGAGCTCATCGGCGAGCCGGTGCGCGTCATCGACATCGCCCCGGGCAACGTCGCGACCGAGGAGTTCTCGCTCGTGCGGTTCGCCGGCGACGCCTCGCGCGCCGCGAAGGTGTACGAGGGCTACCAGCCGCTGCTCGCGGAGGACGTCGCCGACGTGATCGCGTTCGCCCTCACGCGGCCGCACCACGTCAACATCGACACGCTCGTGGTCCGGCCGCGCGCGCAGGTCAGCAACACGCAGATCGCCCGCGACGCCTGAGCGCGCGCGAGCCCGGGCGCCGACAGGGCGGCCCGGCGGGAGTCAGCCACCCGCCGGACCGCCCGTCCGGGTCACGCCCCCGGCGCCCCGGCACGCTCGAGCTCGTCCGCCCGCCGGATGTGCCGCGTCACCCACGGGGACAGCGCGAGCAGCAGGAGGGCGAACACGAGGGCGACGCCGCCGATCCCGCCGAAGTACGCCGTGTCGGACGTGCCCTCGGTGGCCTTGATGAGCTGGGCGGTGATCGCCTGCCCCGCGGCGGGCGCGAGGAACCACACCGCCATGGCCTGCGTGCGGAACGCCCGCGGCGCGAGCAGCGTGGTGGCGGCCAGGCCGACGGGCGACAGGCACAGCTCGCCGAGCGTCTGGACGACGTAGACGAGCACCAGCACCCACGCGGGTGCCTTGCCGTCGCCGATGACCGCCGACGCCGCGGACATCACGAGGAACGACACCGCCGCCAGCCCCAGGCCCATCGCGAACTTCGTGGCGGTGGGGGGCCGGTCGTGCGTCTTCGTCCAGATCCACGCGAACACCGGCGCGAGCAGGATGATCGACAGCGGGTTGACCGACTGGAAGAACTCGGGGCTGATCGTGAAGCCGAAGAACGACAGCTCGGTGCGGTTCTGCGCGAACGCCGCGAGCGTCGTGGCCGCCTGCTCGAAGATCATCCAGAACAGCATCGCCGCGACGAACAGCGGGATGTAGGCCACGACGCGGGGCCGCTCGGCGTCCGTCACCTTCGGTGACCGGTACATGGCGACGAAGTAGGCGACCGGCGCGAGGAACGCCAGGTACGACATCGTGTCGATGAACGTGTCCAGGTTGAACCCGCCGGACACCAGCGCCGCGACCGCGGCCACGGCGACGACCGCCAGCACGATGACGCCGAGTCCGCGCAGCAGCTTCGCGTGCTCCTCCGGGCGGACCGGGTTCGGCGCGCTGCCTCCCGCACGGCCCAGGTACCTGCCGCCCGCGACGAAGAACACCAGCGCGATCGCCATGCCCACCGCGGCGACGAGGAACCCGGCGTGGTAGCCGCCCCACGCCCGCGCCGCCCCGACCAGGAACGGTGCGCTGAACGACCCGATGTTGATGCCCATGTAGAAGATCGAGAACGCGGAGTCGCGGCGGTCGTCGTCGCGGGCGTACAGGTCGCCGACCATGCTCGACACGTTCGGCTTCAGCAGCCCCGTCCCGAGCGCGACGAGGGCGATGCCGAGGTACGACATCGTCGCCGCGGGCAGCGCCAGCGAGACGTGGCCCGCAGCGATGACGATCCCGCCGATCAGCGTGGCGCGGCGTGAACCGATCAGGCGGTCCGCCAGCCAGCCGCCGATGACCGACAGCAGGTAGACGC is a window encoding:
- a CDS encoding peptide MFS transporter, which codes for MTTPSTPQGRAAGELAGDRAFFGHPRGLMTLFTTELWERFSYYGMRAILLYYLTDAVADGGLGIGERTGLALVSIYGTSVYLLSVIGGWLADRLIGSRRATLIGGIVIAAGHVSLALPAATMSYLGIALVALGTGLLKPNVSSMVGDLYARDDDRRDSAFSIFYMGINIGSFSAPFLVGAARAWGGYHAGFLVAAVGMAIALVFFVAGGRYLGRAGGSAPNPVRPEEHAKLLRGLGVIVLAVVAVAAVAALVSGGFNLDTFIDTMSYLAFLAPVAYFVAMYRSPKVTDAERPRVVAYIPLFVAAMLFWMIFEQAATTLAAFAQNRTELSFFGFTISPEFFQSVNPLSIILLAPVFAWIWTKTHDRPPTATKFAMGLGLAAVSFLVMSAASAVIGDGKAPAWVLVLVYVVQTLGELCLSPVGLAATTLLAPRAFRTQAMAVWFLAPAAGQAITAQLIKATEGTSDTAYFGGIGGVALVFALLLLALSPWVTRHIRRADELERAGAPGA
- a CDS encoding SDR family oxidoreductase is translated as MSSTTARTTLRAVVTGASSGIGAATVRRLRAEGWEVVAVARRADRLAALAEETGAEAFPADLTSDEDVARLVAHVEATGGLTSLVNNAGGALGLDRVADADVEGWRRMYDLNVLGTLRVTKALLPALKASGRGDVLVVTSTAAIAPYEGGAGYTGVKHAERMLTTTLRLELIGEPVRVIDIAPGNVATEEFSLVRFAGDASRAAKVYEGYQPLLAEDVADVIAFALTRPHHVNIDTLVVRPRAQVSNTQIARDA